A genomic segment from Pseudomonas sp. M30-35 encodes:
- a CDS encoding YhcB family protein: MEQTLTAWLIPAIALVAGIAIGFLVARLAPNAVPGRTQRQLDDLQERFDNYQSDVVTHFNTTANLVKKLTQSYQDVQEHLTEGTNNLALDELTRQRLLAALHADEGSDKRDKRERLTPPRDHETPKDYAPKMANIPGMLDENYGLKSKR; encoded by the coding sequence GTGGAACAGACGCTAACAGCCTGGCTGATACCAGCCATAGCCCTAGTTGCAGGCATCGCAATTGGATTTCTGGTTGCGCGCTTGGCGCCCAACGCAGTTCCTGGCCGAACTCAACGTCAGCTTGATGACCTGCAGGAACGTTTTGACAACTATCAGAGTGATGTCGTCACACACTTCAACACCACTGCAAATCTGGTTAAAAAATTAACTCAGAGCTATCAAGACGTCCAAGAACATCTCACCGAAGGCACCAACAATCTGGCTCTCGACGAGCTGACTCGGCAACGGTTGTTAGCTGCACTGCATGCCGATGAAGGTAGCGATAAACGTGACAAACGTGAGCGCCTAACGCCGCCGCGCGACCACGAAACACCTAAGGATTACGCGCCTAAAATGGCCAACATCCCAGGTATGCTCGACGAAAACTACGGTTTGAAGAGCAAACGCTAA